Within the Bacteroidales bacterium genome, the region CGCCATAAGATATTAGTATTTCTTGAAGTTGTTATGACCGTTGTGTTTTTGATGGGCTCTTTAATGTATTTGATTGAAGGTCCGGAGAGTGGCTTTACCAGTATTCCGCGCGGAATATATTGGGCGATAGTAACTCTTACAACTGTTGGTTATGGCGATATAGCCCCCGTTACGATTGCAGGACAATTTATAGCTTCAATTGTAATGATTTTAGGTTATGCTATTATTGCTGTCCCCACCGGAATAATTACTGTTGAAATGCAAAAAGCAGAAACTAAAAGTCAACGGTTAAACACTCAGGTCTGTGATAATTGCTACTTTGATAAACACGATGATGATGCTAAGTATTGTAAACGTTGCGGAACTAAGCTTTAGAAGGATTTCTAAATAATTTTCATTCAAATATCTTTTGAATTAAAAAAATATATCTTTGCCGACTAAAAAAAAAGTTGATGATTAGGCATTTAAATCTTATGAATTTTGACGATGAGATTTCTCAAGGTATAGTTCTTGTCGATTTTTGGGCTCCCTGGTGTCAACCCTGTTTAGATCAAAATCCGGTTTTAGATGAAATTGCAAAAGAAGTTGCCAATATTGCCGATGTTTTTAAAGTTGATGTTAACGATAATAAGGTAATTAGTAATAAGGAGGGGGTTAGAAATATTCCTTTACTTATTCTGTATAAAGATGGTAAGGCTGTAGCTCGTTATCAGGGTATTCAATCAAAAGAAATTATTATTAAGTCTATTTTAAAACTAATATAAAATTTATGATATTATTAGAAGCAAATTTAAAATTAATTTTACCCGTAGCTCTT harbors:
- a CDS encoding thioredoxin, which translates into the protein MIRHLNLMNFDDEISQGIVLVDFWAPWCQPCLDQNPVLDEIAKEVANIADVFKVDVNDNKVISNKEGVRNIPLLILYKDGKAVARYQGIQSKEIIIKSILKLI